In the genome of Lacerta agilis isolate rLacAgi1 chromosome 2, rLacAgi1.pri, whole genome shotgun sequence, one region contains:
- the LOC117040590 gene encoding keratin, type II cytoskeletal 5-like, with the protein MAQKSVRVSKNFSTSSAVIPGGRTSFSTVSVSRGGGAGFGRASGAIGSRSLHGFGASRIISMGGYRTISRSGYGYGLGHGGVAYRIGGGGGYGYGAGAGGIHEVTVNPNLLAPLNLEIDPTIQKVRKEEKEQIKTLNNKFASFIDKVRFLEQQNQVLETKWSLLQEQMVIRLNLEELFESYISNLRKERDNIMGQRPQLDTDLKNMQDTVDDFRMRLAEEGVGAINIPVFHSSGGMSYGGGSAMGLAGGVGLGY; encoded by the exons ATGGCTCAAAAATCAGTCAGAGTCTCTAAGAATTTTAGCACCTCTTCAGCTGTTATCCCAGGTGGCCGAACTAGCTTCAGCACGGTTTCGGTCTCCCGGGGAGGTGGTGCAGGATTTGGACGTGCCAGTGGTGCCATTGGTAGCAGAAGCCTCCATGGCTTTGGAGCAAGTAGAATAATCTCCATGGGTGGCTACCGTACTATTTCCAGATCTGGATATGGTTATGGATTAGGTCATGGAGGAGTTGCGTACCggattggtggtggtggcggctatGGCTATGGAGCGGGCGCTGGGGGCATCCATGAGGTTACCGTCAACCCAAACCTCCTGGCGCCTCTGAACTTGGAGATTGACCCCACCATCCAGAAggtgaggaaggaagagaaggagcagaTCAAGACACTCAACAACAAATTTGCCTCCTTCATTGATAAG GTCCGTTTCCTGGAGCAACAGAACCAAGTGCTAGAGACCAAATGGAGCCTCTTGCAGGAGCAAATGGTCATCCGGCTTAACCTTGAAGAATTATTTGAGTCATACATCAGTAATCTAAGAAAAGAGCGGGATAATATTATGGGACAGAGACCACAATTAGACACGGATCTGAAGAACATGCAGGATACTGTAGACGACTTCAGGATGAG GCTTGCTGAAGAGGGAGTTGGCGCCATAAATATCC CTGTGTTCCATTCATCTGGAGGCATGAGCTACGGTGGTGGAAGTGCCATGGGCCTTGCAGGTGGCGTTGGCCTTGGCTACTGA